The following DNA comes from Paramagnetospirillum magnetotacticum MS-1.
GCCGGACAAAATATCACCGCAAAGCCGTATGATTTTTTTTGCAGCCGTCACGGCCAGAGAATCCGCACTTTTCGTAAGTGCATGCCGTATCTCGCCCAACCGTTTAAGCTGAAAATTAGAGCATCCACTCACCTGCACCCTGGAATCAGCAAGTTCCATAAGGTTAATCAGCCTCTCAGTAGATTTAGAAATATCATAAAGCAATGCAGACTTCCGCTTTTTATCGGCAACCGCACTTGTTTGCAAGTTAATGTTCATAATTTTTGCGGCTAATTCATACGCATTTTCTATCACGATGCCAGTTTGCTTGTGTACAGTCTCGCTGCCAATGCCATCGTCATATTCGCCATTCATCTTGGCGATCATGATGCGGTCAATACTAACAATATGTGTGACGAGCCAATTATATATTAAAAAGAAAAGCTTCTCACTTCCGCCACCGTTATGGAGGTCATCACGATTGATACCGTCAAGCTTCTCTACAAAGCCAGCATGAATTCGCTTATGCTTGTCTCTTTCATCATAATCAAAGGAGTCCATGAGAGACTCCTCGTGCTTAAAGTGCATTTTTACATAATCTGAAAGACCAACAAGAACGTCATCGACCGCCTTGATTTCATATTCGGCACTTGAAGTTGTCCCAAGTATTTTAAGAAAATCGATGATTTTCCGGTGTTGATCATCGATGTCATCCCGCCCAGTGGCAATCGCCGTAGACCATCCGATTTCAGCCTTCATATCGACCGAAGATGTAGGGGCTATCGCCTCGCGGGGCTTATCTCGCAGCTTGACCTGCCGCTGATCTGCGGACGGGGCAATCACAGGGGAGCCTTCTTGACGGCGGGTCAGGGCATCATCCGCCCGTCTAAACGGCCCCTTGTAGCCCTTCATGATGGCAGAGCGTCTGTCTGGCCCATGAAAGCTCGGACAGGAAATAAAAGCCTTCTGCGTGGTCATCGCAGCCGTGATCGCCATTTGCAACGAGTGGCGGGTTATGGGAAGGGTGAGGGAAGCAGATATGCCCGCGTCTCTTGCCGCGATTAGCTCATCGGCGGTCCACTGGTTATCCAGGGCGATTATGGGAAGGGATTGAGGGGGGTGCCCTTCCCCCCAACGGACATGCTTCAAAACCTTCAGATGCCCAGTTCCACCAAGCTTATCGCACAGGATGATATTAATGTTTGATGCGTTTCCATGCTCAAGGTGCAGCATCGTGTGGCTGATGTCTTTGGTTTCTTCCTGAACTACAAAGCCACACTCACGCATAACGGAAACGATAAGCCTTCTGGTCGCAGTATTTTCAATGGCGACGAGTGCATTAACATCTGAAGATGATGATGCTAAGATTGTCATTATTATCTATTCCAGTCGCATTTAAATACTTCAGCGTGACGCATAGCTT
Coding sequences within:
- a CDS encoding hemerythrin domain-containing protein, with product MTILASSSSDVNALVAIENTATRRLIVSVMRECGFVVQEETKDISHTMLHLEHGNASNINIILCDKLGGTGHLKVLKHVRWGEGHPPQSLPIIALDNQWTADELIAARDAGISASLTLPITRHSLQMAITAAMTTQKAFISCPSFHGPDRRSAIMKGYKGPFRRADDALTRRQEGSPVIAPSADQRQVKLRDKPREAIAPTSSVDMKAEIGWSTAIATGRDDIDDQHRKIIDFLKILGTTSSAEYEIKAVDDVLVGLSDYVKMHFKHEESLMDSFDYDERDKHKRIHAGFVEKLDGINRDDLHNGGGSEKLFFLIYNWLVTHIVSIDRIMIAKMNGEYDDGIGSETVHKQTGIVIENAYELAAKIMNINLQTSAVADKKRKSALLYDISKSTERLINLMELADSRVQVSGCSNFQLKRLGEIRHALTKSADSLAVTAAKKIIRLCGDILSGKQGIPLGIGDILRRQMGRVASLTAVIGGLDAMSSTAKSAAIEANELAGKILEMELGSAASLQDFDIVEK